A DNA window from Setaria viridis chromosome 2, Setaria_viridis_v4.0, whole genome shotgun sequence contains the following coding sequences:
- the LOC117844913 gene encoding purine permease 3 isoform X2 produces the protein MDVEARKDAAPARGKAMRRLLVALNCGMLALGAIGGPLLSRLYFSKGGHRQWLSAWLETAGWPLLLVPVVAAYVARRARDRAAPALLTPPRILLAAVGLGVATGVDDFIYAYGLSYLPVSTSAILISTQLAFTVLFAFLVVRQRLTAASVNAVALLTVGAVVLGLHVSSDRPPGVTRGQYWLGFILTLGAAALYGLVLPLVELAYRRAAGGGRAVTYALVIEMQLVMGFFATAFCTVGMIVNKDFQAIPREAKHFELGEARYYTVLVWSAVLWQCFFLGAVGVIFCVHTLLAGILIAVFIPVTEVAAVIFLHEKFSSEKGVALVLSLWGLASYSYGEWSDSRAKKKAEAAAEGQAS, from the exons ATGGACGTGGAAGCGCGCAAGGAcgcggcgcccgcgcgcggcaaGGCGATGCGCCGCCTCCTGGTGGCGCTCAACTGCGGGATGCTCGCGCTGGGTGCCATCGGCGGGCCGCTCCTCAGCCGCCTCTACTTCAGCAAGGGCGGCCACCGTCAGTGGCTGTCTGCGTGGCTCGAGACCGCCGGCTGGCCGCTGCTGCTGGTCCCCGTGGTGGCGGCTTAcgtcgcccgccgcgcgcgcgaccGGGCCGCCCCGGCCCTCCTCACCCCGCCGCGCATCCTGCTGGCCGCGGTGGGCCTCGGCGTCGCCACGGGCGTGGACGACTTCATCTACGCCTACGGGCTCTCGTACCTCCCCGTGTCCACCTCCGCGATCCTCATCTCGACGCAGCTCGCGTTCACGGTGCTCTTCGCGTTCCTCGTCGTGCGGCAGCGGCTGACCGCCGCGTCCGTGAACGCCGTGGCGCTCCTCACCGTGGGCGCCGTCGTGCTGGGGCTGCACGTCTCCTCCGACCGGCCCCCCGGGGTCACCAGGGGCCAGTACTGGCTGGGGTTCATCCTCacgctcggcgccgccgcgctctacGGCCTGGTCCTGCCGCTGGTCGAGCTCGCGTAcaggcgcgccgccggcggcgggcgcgccgtGACGTACGCGCTGGTGATAGAGATGCAGCTGGTGATGGGGTTCTTCGCCACCGCGTTCTGCACCGTGGGCATGATCGTGAACAAGGATTTCCAG GCGATCCCAAGGGAGGCGAAGCACTTCGAGCTAGGGGAGGCCCGGTACTACACGGTGCTGGTGTGGTCGGCCGTGCTGTGGCAGTGCTTCTTCCTGGGCGCCGTGGGGGTCATCTTCTGCGTGCACACGCTGCTCGCGGGCATCCTCATCGCCGTGTTCATCCCGGTCACGGAGGTGGCCGCCGTGATCTTCCTGCACGAGAAGTTCAGTAGCGAGAAGGGCGTGGCGCTGGTGCTCTCGCTCTGGGGCCTCGCGTCCTACTCCTACGGCGAGTGGAGCGACTCCAGGGCCAAGAAGAAGGCTGAGGCCGCCGCGGAAGGCCAGGCCTCGTGA